One Hevea brasiliensis isolate MT/VB/25A 57/8 chromosome 6, ASM3005281v1, whole genome shotgun sequence genomic window, TATTATACTACCACTACCAGTTAAGAGCTGTGAGCTAGTGTTATCACTTGTTTGCTCACAATTAGTTTGGTACATTTTCTTGTACTCGTTAAATAAGTCAATCAAAGATGACTTCACCTTCTAGAACAACTACTCACCCTTTTCTTCACCATGCATTTGACAAAATTAAAACTCCATGTACTCAAACTTATCATGAGGGTCAAGAACAACaacaaaataaatcaatttattcaTTTTATCTATATCCCCCCAGTACTTGTCaaattttttcttcattttgttCCCCATATTTTCATCTCAATATCTATGTTATCCACCCATTGATTCAAGATAAAAGCCAAGTCACTTATCTCACCAAAAAACATGTTAGATGTGACATACCGAGAACTAGAAATATGCAAAGTAAGTTCATAAAAATGAGAAAACATTTCAGCCATTTTCCTACACTCAGACCAATCATGAAAATCAGGCACCCCATTCTCTCCCAATTCAAGCATAAACATAGGTTCTTGTGACTCATACCTCTCGAATGCCCTTTCATATTTTTGAGTTGTATTCAACATTAAGTAAGTTGAATTCCACATAGTTGACACATCTAAATACAAAGAAGATTTGCCATCAATTTGTTCATATTCAACACACTCCTTAAACTTTTTCAACCTAGCTAGAGAACTCCTAATGTATCTCACTGCATTCCTTACTTTCAACACTGACTC contains:
- the LOC131180647 gene encoding zinc finger BED domain-containing protein RICESLEEPER 2-like, yielding MCIIAHFIDNDWKLHKKIINFCPITSHKGDAIGRAIETYLLEWGLDKILTITVDNARSNDIATAYLKKKLANWGVTISNSDYLYMRCMAHIVNLVVMDGLKDVGESVLKVRNAVRYIRSSLARLKKFKECVEYEQIDGKSSLYLDVSTMWNSTYLMLNTTQKYERAFERYESQEPMFMLELGENGVPDFHDWSECRKMAEMFSHFYELTLHISSSRYVTSNMFFGEISDLAFILNQWVDNIDIEMKIWGTK